The Methanobacterium bryantii region TATATAAAACCACATGTGGAGGTGCAGTTGTTTGAAAACAAAAATAGGAGCCATCCTACTCATAATTTTAGCGACATTAGGCTTTTCTGAAACAATAGCAGCTCAACATGTTGCAGAAGAAGAGCATTCACGCAGAAAGACACACGGACCAGCTAGAAACAACGCTGTCATAAACCATCTGAAAATACACAGTAAACCCATAAAGCATCGTTACAATTATTTTCAAATGTGAAAAAAGACAAAGACCACAAAAAAACTAAATGAAAATATGCCTATTTTTTTTAAACTTTTAGTTATTATTCAACGAGAGATATCTATCCAATATCTTATTTACAGTGGTAATCAAATTTGAAAAATTGAATGATTCGCTTGTTTTTATATTTAATCTAACGTTTTTTAAATTCATATTCATCTGTTTTCTAACTTTTAAATTAGTTTCACACATCTAAATTAGTAAATAGTTATATCTTTTCTATTTTTAAGAGCGAAAACAGAACTGGACGAAATATAAAAATGTAGTTAGTACATTATAATGACGGTTAACTATATAATTCTGTACTAACATTAAATTGTAATGGTGATTAAAAATGCCTAAATGGGTAAGTGGAAAAGAAATAAGCAAAGAAGAAGCAGAAAACTCGCTAAAAAATCTGGTTGAAACTGTATGTTTTAAATGTGAAACCCACAGCGATGAATGCTCACTTGCAAAAGCTGCTGCAGACATTAAAAACATGACAGAATAATTAAAATATTTAAAGCAGGTAAAAAAAACCTCCCATTTTTTCCTTTTTTTAAATTTAGTTAATATTATTTTTTAAACTATTCAATTTAAATAATAAATATCTATAAAATAGCATTTCAGACAATGTGACTGTTAATTATTATAAAAAAATTGAAATTATACTATACTTGCAGATATAATTATAATTCCGCAGATTGCTAGTACAAAACATAAGATATAGTAAAGATTCCTTTTAGATTTGTAATTGAGATATTTGTCTGCCAACGATTTTTTATGATTAAACTGCCTACACTGCTAATTAAATAACATGAATACGCTATAAAAAATAATCCAACTATAAAACTAATAATTATCATAATAACTAGTTTAAAACGGATTATATAAACTATTGCGTTTTGCATTACTTTTTTCAATCTAATAAAAAGCGGAATAATTCCAAATATTAAATTATATATATAATACGGAGTTTTATATGCACATATCAGTTAAAACAAAGTTTATACATACTCAAAGGAGAGAACTTGAATGTTAGCAGGAATACTAATTTGAATGCTCCATTACAGAAAAAAACAGCCATTTATATTAAATATAAAAAATAACCTTCAAACCATAATTTTCATGTTATACTCAAACAAGTTTTAAACTAGCTGCAACTTACTTTTTAAGTTATTCACTATAATTATTGATTAATTTTATAGAAAAATAGGGAAATAATATGATATAATTCGTCTAGTGTTATTTAAATAATAGAACTTATAAAAATTCATATATTGGATTAGTTATAAATGAACTAAAAGTGAATTGTTTTAAAGGAATATTAAGTAATCATTTAAATTGATTTTAACTTATTGTAAATTAGAGGATGACAGAATGCCAGTTATAACATTTGAGTATGATGATCTTTATAAAATTTTAGGAAAGGAAATCCCCAAGGACGAATTAATAGATCTTCTACCTATGATTTCAAGCGATATAGAAGATTATGATGATAATGAGATTAAGGTAGAGTTTTTTCCAAACCGCCCAGACCATTTAAGTGTTGAAGGGGTTGCCAGGACACTTAAAGGATTTTTAGGTATGAAAAAAGGTCTGCCTGAATATGAAATAGAGCCTTCTGGAATAAATGTTGAAGTTGATCCTGATTTAGGCGATATAAGGCCATATATTGCTTTTGGAATAGTTGAAGGAGTGGACCTAACCGGAAATAAGTTAAAACAGGTCATGGAATTCCAGGAAGACCTTCACTGGGTTATAGGAAGGGACCGAAAAAAAGTTGCAATTGGAATTCATAATTTAGATGTTATAAAACCGCCTTTTTTCTATGAAGCCGCAGATCCAGATAAAGATTCATTTGTACCCCTTGAATGTATTCAAGAGATGACTTTAAATGAAATACTGCATGAACATAAAAAAGGGAAGGATTATGCTCATTTACTCGAAAAATTCGATAAATATCCCCTTATAGTAGATTCTAACGGTGATGTGCTTTCAATGCCACCTATAATCAATGGGGAACTTACCAAACTCACAGAAAATACCAGAAATATTCTTGTTGATGTTACTGGAACTGATGAAAAAGCTGTAAATTATGCCCTTAACATCATCATGACTTCCTTTGCCGAGGTAGGAGGCAAGTTAAAGTCTATGAATGTAATTTATAAAGACCGGCAGGTTCAAACACCTGATTTAACTCCAAAGAAAAAAGAAGTAAGTGTCAGCAATGCTTCAAAGAAAATTGGAATAGACCTCACTGCAGAAGATGTAGTAGATTTCCTTGGAAAAGTTAGAATTGGAGCCGAAATTAAAAGTGAAGACATAGTTAAAGCTGTAATTCCCGCATACAGAATAGATATCTTACATGAAGTTGATATTATTGAAAATATTGCTATAGGGTACTGCTTTAAAAAAATAGGGTCTGAGCTACCTGAAATTGCAACCATAGCAGAGGAAGATAAAGGTGAAACTTTTGACAATGTGCTAAGGGAAATTTTAATTGGAATGGGCTTTATTGAAACAATGAGCCTTATGCTTACCAGCGAAAAAGTGCATTATAAAAACATGATGCTTGCTGAGGATGAACGTGTAACTGTAGCCCAACCAATATCAACAGACAGGACCATGTTAAGAAAGAACCTCTTACAGGGGTTAATGGAATTTTTAGAAGATAACAAACATGAAGAACTCCCACAAAAGATTTTTGAAGTTGGAACTGTTGTATTTTTAGATGAAACATGCGAAACATGCACTCAGGATTATAAAAAGTTAGCAGGGGCTATAACTCATTCTACTGCAAACTTTACAGAAATCAAATCTACAGTTGCAGCATTATTCGTAAATCTTGGGCTTGAAATGAATATTGAAAATTACAACCATCCTTCTTTTATAAAAGGGAGATGTGCAAAAGTTAAAGGCAGTATTAACTGGAAATCTGAAAAGATTGATGTTACAGGTTACTTTGGAGAAGTCCATCCAGAAGTTATAACCAATTTCAACCTGGAATACCCAGTTATTGCATTTGAAATCATGTTTAAAAACTCTGAATTATTTTAAGTAAAGGGTTTAAACAACTTCATTATTTAACTTTTTTTAGATGCGATATACATTACTATTTTTTTAATTTTATTTTCAGTCAAAACCCTAATTTTGTATTAAATAGTAATCTTTTATCATTGTACTAATTCATTAACACGCTACTATCCATTTATCTTTAATAAAATAATCTTAATCCATCATTAAACCATGATATTTTATCAGTTTATGTGCTAATTCACTAACACGCTACTATCCATTTATCTTTAATAAAATTTTAATTCATATTAAACAGTAATCTTTTTATACCCTTATGTGTTAATTTATTAATAACATATTTGGAGGCAAATAAGATGACATTTGCTAAATGGGTAAAAATTATTTTGAAAAATCCTGTAATTAAAGATAAAAGAGAAACTGATGAACTTATTTATACGGTTGGAGAATCTTTCGATAAAAATCTTGGTAAAATAAACCAGATCCATATAAATGGAGACCAGATAGTTATTTCATGCAATTCGCCAGAAAATAATGAGATGATATCTGTGGGTATACCCATAAATTCCAATGTTTTGAAATATTACTATGGTAAAAATTCTATGAAAATTTCCTGAGAACCTCAAATCTCGGTTATAATTTATGTCAATTATTTTAATCTTATTTTTTTATTTTAACTACAAGCTATCCAAATACAGCACAAATACTATTTAAAAACTTTAATTAACAATAAACAGTTTAGTCTATTTGCCCATAACTGTAATTACAAATTTTCTATTTCTCGGACCGTCAAGTTCAACGAAAAAAACACTCTGCCATGTCCCTAAACTTAAATGACTATTTTCTACAGGAATAGTTTCACTACTTCCAATAAAAAAAGATCTTATATGTGAATCCGCATTGTTATCTATCCTATCATGTAAATAGTTATTATTCTCTGGAATTAAAGATTCCAGGGCATTTTGAAAATCTTTCACCAGTCCAGATTCATTTTCATTTATAACTATTCCCGCGGTTGAATGCCTGGCAAATATATTAATCACACCATCTTTTATTTTACCTTTAGTTAGAATATCATTAATATCCTGTGTCATGTCTATAATTTCAACCCTCTTGTTTGATCCTTTATTTAATACGAATTTTTCCATCTCCATATGCTCACCTTTTATAGATAATATTCTGCTTAATTTAAATTAAATCCAAGTATTTGATAGAAAAATACTAAACACATTTTTATCCATTTTACTTCTATTGTAGTAATATTCATTTTAAACGTCTTAAACCCTAAAAATTAATTATTATGTTTGCCTACTCAAATTAGCAACATGTAACAAAGTTTACAGTAACATTTTGAGATTTTAAATGTTCAACACACTCTTCAAGGGAAGATCCCCTGAACACGATATCTTCTTCTCGAAGTTGATCCATAGATTTATCTTCATCCAGAATGCTGTTGAGCTTTAGCACTATGAAATCACCAGATACCTCACGAATAATTTTAATAGATTCTAACTTTTTTTCATCAGTTGGAACCCAATCAAATGGATCAAATCTATCTGGAAAGCGTCTTGACTTTCTTAATCTAATTATTTTTCCTTTTAAATTTTCTAGACTCATAAAATCACCATTTACTGATTTATTTTGTTTTCATAAAAATAAATATTTATCTATTCCTTATTTTAATTTTTAAATTTATTAAACCATTTAAACCAAAAAAGAGGTAAATATTAACATTTGAACTTAATTAAAGGTCAATTATCAATATAAAATGCAACTGACAAAAAATAACCTGCAGGTCATGGGGACCAATTATTTAATAGTTCTATCTAAACTAGCAATATTGTGCTGTTTAAAAGTATAAAAAATGTAAATCTTCATTTTTTAGGTAATAGAAAAATAATAAAAAGGTAAAAATATTATTTGAATCTAAAAATACTATATATTAATTGTTATAGAAAAGGTGCTTTCTCATAAATCAATAGTACCTATTTCATATCATGGCATACTATATTCTTCCCGATAAACTGGCATATAAACTACAGGAATTACTGAAATCTAAAAATACATGATTTAGACCCATCTGCTATGGCTGTCCTTTGATCTACATTTCCTTCAAATTCTATCCATTTAAAGCTGGAATTCATAATTGCATAACAGTTAAGGCAAAAAACATGTTTCTTTTTAGCATCCTCTTTCCATGGGCAGTTTAAAAATTCTATATAATATCCCTGATCATTAAACAGGAGTTCATTTTGTATGCCAAACCCGTTAAATAGATCAGATAGCCATGTAAGGTAATATTTAAATAGGATGTCCGGATCCTCGGTTAATTCATCGCCCATTTCTTCATCAAAATTGGGTTTAAATTCTTCTTCTAACCGTTTTTCAAGTATGTTTAAAAGCATATCTTTAAGTTTTTCTTGGGAAGCTTCAGCATATTGGGGCAGAGCAGTTAAAACAAAGTCATAGTAGTCAGCCAATATTTTTCTCTTGATGTTTTCACTGTTTCTCTTTTCTGATTCATGCTTGTAAAGCGCCATCTCAATATGAGCTTTCATTTCGCTTGTTCTAAAGGGTTTAACCATATATCCATAAGGTTCTGTTATCCGTGCACGTTTTAATATTTCATCATCAGAATATGCTGTTAAATAGATAACTGGAATATCCAAATCATCATGTATGTGTTGTGCAGCTTGAATACCATCCATATCCCCTTTCAATACTATATCCATCAATATCAAGTCAGGCCGTAATTGTTTTGCATGTTTGATTGCTTCTTCGCCCCGATCAACTGTGTCTACGACGTTATATCCCAGATCTATTAATTTCTGTTCAACAGCCATTGCCATAATGACCTCATCTTCAACTATCATAATTTTTTTGCCAGACATTGAATGCCTCCTTATATCTCTAATTCTTTAAATGTAATTTTAAATTCAGTACCTTCAGATGTATCCAGCTCTATAATTCCATCTATTTGTTTTGTAATCCTATTAATAAGCTCTAAGCCCAATGTGCCTGTTTTTTTATAATCTAAATCTTTTGGAAATCCTATTCCATTATCTTTAACGATTAATTCAAATTTATCACTGATTTTATGGAATATTACTGTGATCCTGGCGTTTTTATTTACAGACTCTTGAACTGTATTAGATGAACTGATGGATGTTAAATCTTCAAACCTGCAGTTGAAAGCTGCAGAGCTGGCAGATGTTCCATCTGATAGTCCACAACTGGAGGTTACAGGGAAAGCATATTTTAAACTGTTGGTTAGTAACTCATTTAATATCAGGCCCAATGGAATTGCAGTATCTATATCTAACATTATATTTTCCACATCAGTAATCAGGTTAATCTGTCCAGAAGCATTTACATATGTATTAACTAAATCAGTTGCCAGAGTACAGATATAATCTCCAAAATCAATGCTTTTAAGGTCTGATGATTGATAAAATCTTTCATGTATAAGTGCCATTGAATTTGCTCGATTTTGACTTTCTCTGAAAAAATTAAAATCCGTTTTATCCTTGATATAATGGGACTGAAGCTCAAGTAAATTCGATATCATAATAAGATTATTTTTAACCCTGTGATGGATTTCTTTTAAAAGCATCTCTTTTTCCTGCAAAGCTATCTGTAACTCAATTTTACTTCTTTTAAGTTCAGTTAACTCATCACGTTCTGTGATGGCTCTTAAAATTGCAGGTACTAATTTTGTAAGATTATTTTTAAAGACATAATCTGTAGCGCCTTTTTTCAGCATGTCCACCGCAAATTCATCTCCTATTTTTCCACTTACAAAAATAAATGGAACTTCAGGGACTATTTTTTTAGCAATTTCTAAAGCTGAAACACCATCAAATTTAGGAAGAGAATGATCAGCCAATATCACATCTGGTTTAAATATATTAAGCCCTTTAATGAAATCTTCCTCTATTTCTACCTGTTTAGATGTGAATTTTATACCTTCACGGCGCAATTCGTATTCTATTAACTCAACATCATACTGAACATCTTCCAGTATAATGATCTTAAATTCTTCTTTCATTTAATCTCCCACTTAAAACCTTTTTTTATAGTTCAATTCGTTAAATCTTATGCGGAACGCTGTTCCGCCATTTCTTTCTAATTCTACTGATCCTTCCAACTGATTTATAAGCATATTCACCAGTTGCAGCCCTAATGTTTGTATATTTCCAAAATTGATATCATCTGAAAGGCCAATACCATTATCCGCAGCAATAAGTTCCAAACATTTATCATGCATGTGAAAACTTACAAATACTTTTCCAGACTTGTTATCAGGAAATGCATATTTCAAGCTGTTAGAAACCAGTTCGTTTATTATTAATCCGCATGGAATTGCAGTTTCAATATTTAAAAAAACTTCTTCTGCATCAATAATAAGTTTAATATTGTTTTTTACACCATAAGAGTAAAATAAATCTTGAACCAGATTTTTTATGTAATTTGAGAAATCTATATTTGCCAGATCAGTAGATTGATACAGCATATCATGAATCATAGCCATTGATTTAACTCGATCTTTACTCCCCCGTAAAACATTAACTGTTTCTTTGTGATCAACGTAATTTACCTGTAGATCGAGTAAACTTGAAATTATCTGCAGGTTATTTTTAACTCGGTGATGTATCTCTTTTAAAAAGAGTTCTTTCTCTTCAAGTGATGTTTTAATATCTTTTTCTATTTTTTTTCGGCGGCTTATATCGCGAAAAACAACTTGAACCACACTTTTGCTGTTGTAGGTAAATCCAGTTGCTAAAACTTCAACATCGATTGGTGTTTCGTCTGCACGTAAAAATTTTTCTTCAATTGGCGGAAGTGTCTCACTATTTTTTAACATTTTTTGTACTCGTTCCATTACAGTTTTATGGTATTCACCATGTATAAATTCAATTAATGGAATATTCGTGAATTCTTCAGGATTTTTTATCCCTAAAAGTTCCATTGCAACTGTATTTGCTGATATAACTTTATTACCATCATGAATGACAACTGCATCAAAAGAATTTTCCAGTAGTTCACGGTAGCGGGTTTCACTTTCCTTTAATGACTTTTCTGTTTTTTTACGTTCACTTATATCTAAAAAAGATACCACACAATTTTTAGTATTGGGAATTAATGCAACGGTTACATAGACATCCTTAATGTTGCCTTGCTTATTAATTAATTTAGTTTCATAATTTTGAGGGACTGATTCAGGGTTAATTTTTCTTAAGCTATGATACTTCCTTACCATTTCTAAGTCTTCTTCAGCTATAAGGTCTATCCAGCTTTTTTTACCTTCCATTTCCTCTTTTAAATACCCTGAAAGCTTTTCAAATTCACTATTTGCAAGGGAAACAACAGTATCTTCTCCAAATATTAATGTAGCAGTTCCAGTATTTTCAAAAATAGTTCTGTAATACAGTTCTGACTTTTTAAAATCCGTTTCTGCTTTCTTACGCTTTGTAATATCTGTTATAAATCCCTCTAATGCAATTAAATCTCCTTCTGAAGAGAATATACCTTTTCCCTGCTCCCAAACATGTTTTATCTTTGAATCTGCTGTAATTATTTTATAAGTAATCTTAAAATGTTCATTTTCTTTTAAAGCTTTTTGAATGATATCCCATACCATTTGCCTATCTTCAGGATGTATTAAATCCATGTAGGAAATATTTTCATTCATAATGAGGTCTTCTGGTTGATACCCTGTTAGTTCCAAGCAACTATCACTTACAAATTCCATTGTCCAGTTGAGATCATTCCGGCATCTGTAGACTACTCCAGGTAAGTTACTTATTAAAGTTTCAAAAGTACGTTCATTCTCTTTTAAAGCTCTTTCTGTTAATTTAAGATTATAAATCTCTTTTTTTGCA contains the following coding sequences:
- the pheT gene encoding phenylalanine--tRNA ligase subunit beta, translated to MPVITFEYDDLYKILGKEIPKDELIDLLPMISSDIEDYDDNEIKVEFFPNRPDHLSVEGVARTLKGFLGMKKGLPEYEIEPSGINVEVDPDLGDIRPYIAFGIVEGVDLTGNKLKQVMEFQEDLHWVIGRDRKKVAIGIHNLDVIKPPFFYEAADPDKDSFVPLECIQEMTLNEILHEHKKGKDYAHLLEKFDKYPLIVDSNGDVLSMPPIINGELTKLTENTRNILVDVTGTDEKAVNYALNIIMTSFAEVGGKLKSMNVIYKDRQVQTPDLTPKKKEVSVSNASKKIGIDLTAEDVVDFLGKVRIGAEIKSEDIVKAVIPAYRIDILHEVDIIENIAIGYCFKKIGSELPEIATIAEEDKGETFDNVLREILIGMGFIETMSLMLTSEKVHYKNMMLAEDERVTVAQPISTDRTMLRKNLLQGLMEFLEDNKHEELPQKIFEVGTVVFLDETCETCTQDYKKLAGAITHSTANFTEIKSTVAALFVNLGLEMNIENYNHPSFIKGRCAKVKGSINWKSEKIDVTGYFGEVHPEVITNFNLEYPVIAFEIMFKNSELF
- a CDS encoding PAS domain-containing sensor histidine kinase; this translates as MLKKRGLFEFIFSSCLISNSDEDRISEITQSHAENIKVNTLKYGIISSNFSFYLPLCVILVSFFLIIWANYSLTSPNLIYIELVVGISIFLIFLHQAMILQKNKNLYGNAKKEIYNLKLTERALKENERTFETLISNLPGVVYRCRNDLNWTMEFVSDSCLELTGYQPEDLIMNENISYMDLIHPEDRQMVWDIIQKALKENEHFKITYKIITADSKIKHVWEQGKGIFSSEGDLIALEGFITDITKRKKAETDFKKSELYYRTIFENTGTATLIFGEDTVVSLANSEFEKLSGYLKEEMEGKKSWIDLIAEEDLEMVRKYHSLRKINPESVPQNYETKLINKQGNIKDVYVTVALIPNTKNCVVSFLDISERKKTEKSLKESETRYRELLENSFDAVVIHDGNKVISANTVAMELLGIKNPEEFTNIPLIEFIHGEYHKTVMERVQKMLKNSETLPPIEEKFLRADETPIDVEVLATGFTYNSKSVVQVVFRDISRRKKIEKDIKTSLEEKELFLKEIHHRVKNNLQIISSLLDLQVNYVDHKETVNVLRGSKDRVKSMAMIHDMLYQSTDLANIDFSNYIKNLVQDLFYSYGVKNNIKLIIDAEEVFLNIETAIPCGLIINELVSNSLKYAFPDNKSGKVFVSFHMHDKCLELIAADNGIGLSDDINFGNIQTLGLQLVNMLINQLEGSVELERNGGTAFRIRFNELNYKKRF
- a CDS encoding methanogen output domain 1-containing protein, with translation MSGKKIMIVEDEVIMAMAVEQKLIDLGYNVVDTVDRGEEAIKHAKQLRPDLILMDIVLKGDMDGIQAAQHIHDDLDIPVIYLTAYSDDEILKRARITEPYGYMVKPFRTSEMKAHIEMALYKHESEKRNSENIKRKILADYYDFVLTALPQYAEASQEKLKDMLLNILEKRLEEEFKPNFDEEMGDELTEDPDILFKYYLTWLSDLFNGFGIQNELLFNDQGYYIEFLNCPWKEDAKKKHVFCLNCYAIMNSSFKWIEFEGNVDQRTAIADGSKSCIFRFQ
- a CDS encoding secondary thiamine-phosphate synthase enzyme YjbQ, whose translation is MEMEKFVLNKGSNKRVEIIDMTQDINDILTKGKIKDGVINIFARHSTAGIVINENESGLVKDFQNALESLIPENNNYLHDRIDNNADSHIRSFFIGSSETIPVENSHLSLGTWQSVFFVELDGPRNRKFVITVMGK
- a CDS encoding histidine kinase dimerization/phosphoacceptor domain -containing protein, encoding MKEEFKIIILEDVQYDVELIEYELRREGIKFTSKQVEIEEDFIKGLNIFKPDVILADHSLPKFDGVSALEIAKKIVPEVPFIFVSGKIGDEFAVDMLKKGATDYVFKNNLTKLVPAILRAITERDELTELKRSKIELQIALQEKEMLLKEIHHRVKNNLIMISNLLELQSHYIKDKTDFNFFRESQNRANSMALIHERFYQSSDLKSIDFGDYICTLATDLVNTYVNASGQINLITDVENIMLDIDTAIPLGLILNELLTNSLKYAFPVTSSCGLSDGTSASSAAFNCRFEDLTSISSSNTVQESVNKNARITVIFHKISDKFELIVKDNGIGFPKDLDYKKTGTLGLELINRITKQIDGIIELDTSEGTEFKITFKELEI